Proteins encoded by one window of Vanacampus margaritifer isolate UIUO_Vmar chromosome 17, RoL_Vmar_1.0, whole genome shotgun sequence:
- the LOC144037057 gene encoding uncharacterized protein LOC144037057: protein MCAATNVTWEKELCEAKEENERQRQLLDAVCKQPRVVLNRADVCEIYLCPERQESDFPGVKEEDNLEPLQVKEDEQPHPPNINKEEQLPLYIKEEEFTDLPGTDFHLKTKDECQYENNKGAEPSSSSSRQLITTEDDEDHRGGSQADSRLALPDAEDASHSPHTDDEQSDGDMTFHTGSKCWKYSLCKQTFSSNFHLRRHMISHTGEKPFPCLVCGRRFSYKTKLKVHTRTHTGEKPFACSVCGQCFTQKGVLQRHTITHTGEKPFACSVCGQCFTRKEILKLHTRTHTEEKPFACSVCGQCFTQKRDLQRHTSTHTGEKPFACSVCGQCFIQKGDLQRHTRTHTGEKPFACSVCGQRFTQKGEVKIHTRAHTGEKPFACSVCGQCFTRKEILKVHTRTHTGEKPFACSVCGHKFAHKGDLSRHTRTHTGEKPFACSVCGHKFAHKGHLSRHTRTHAGEKPFACPVCGQCFTQKGSLKVHTRTHTGEKPFACAVCGHKCAQKGDLSKHTRTHTGEKPFACSVCGQCFTEKGHLQRHTRTHTGEKPFACSVCGQCFTEKGHLQRHTRTHTGEKPFACPVCGQCFTQKGSLKVHTRTHTGEKPFACSVCGQNFARKGNLSQHTRTHTGEKPFACSVCGQCFTQKGTLKMHSRTHT from the exons ATGTGTGCTGCAACGAACGTGAcgtgggaaaaagagctttgtgAAGCAAAGgaggagaacgagcgacaacgtCAGCTGCTGGACGCTGTGTGCAAGCAGCCTCgtgttgtgttgaacagagcag acgtctgtgaaatatatctttgtcctgagcggcAGGAGTCAGACTTCCCTGGCGTGAAAGAGGAGGACAACCTGGAGCCTCTCCAGGTTAAAGAAGACGAGCAGCCACACCCTCCCAACATAAATAAAGAGGAGCAGCTGCCACtatacattaaagaggaggagtTCACAGATTTGCCCGGGACTGATTTCCATTTGAAGACTaaagatgaatgtcaatatgaaaacaacaaaggggcggagccttcaagcagcagctcaagacaacTGATAACAACtgaagatgatgaggaccaccgtggaggatcacaagcagacagccGGTTAGCTCTGCCAGATGCCGAAGACGCGTCACACTCTCCTCACACTGATGACGAACAGTCTGACGGTGACATGACATTTCACACTGGCAGCAAATGTTGGAAATATTCTCTATGTAAACAAACTTTTAGCAGCAACTTTCATTTGAGAAGACATATGATTAGccacactggtgaaaaacctTTTCCCTGCTTAGTTTGTGGCCGACGTTTCtcttacaaaacaaaattgaaagtgcacacaagaacccacactggagagaagccttttgcttgctcggtctgtggtcaatgttttactcaaaaaggaGTCTTACAAAGGCACAcaataacccacactggagagaagccttttgcttgttcggtttgtggtcaatgttttactagAAAAGAAATCTTAAAactgcacacaagaacccacactgaagagaagccttttgcttgctcagtttgtggtcaatgttttactcaaaaaagAGACTTACAAAGGCACACAAgcacccacactggagagaagccttttgcctgctcagtttgtggtcaatgttttattcAAAAAGGAGACTTACaaaggcacacaagaacccacactggagagaagccttttgcttgttcggtttgtggtcaacgttttactcaaaaaggagaggtaaaaatacacacaagagcccacactggagagaagccttttgcctgctcagtttgtggtcagtGTTTTACTAGAAAAGAAATcttaaaagtgcacacaagaacccacactggagagaagccttttgcctgctcagtttgtggtcacaagTTTGCTCACAAGGGAGACTTAAgcagacacacaagaacccacactggagagaagccttttgcctgctcagtttgtggtcacaagTTTGCTCACAAGGGACACTTAAgcagacacacaagaacccacgctggagagaagccttttgcttgcccggtttgtggtcaatgttttactcaaaaaggaagcttaaaagtgcacacaagaacccacactggagagaagccttttgcttgcgcCGTTTGTGGTCACAAGTGTGCTCAGAAGGGAGACTTaagcaaacacacaagaacccacactggagagaagccttttgcctgctcggtttgtggtcaatgttttactgaAAAAGGACACTTACAAAGGCAcacgagaacccacactggagagaagccttttgcctgctcggtttgtggtcaatgttttactgaAAAAGGACACTTACAAAGGCAcacgagaacccacactggagagaagccttttgcttgcccggtttgtggtcaatgttttactcaaaaaggaAGCTTAAAAGTGCAcacgagaacccacactggagagaagccttttgcctgctccgtttgtggtcaaaattttgctagaAAGGGAAACTTAAgccaacacacaagaacccacactggagagaagccttttgcttgctcggtttgtggtcaatgttttactcaaaaaggaACCTTAAAAATGCACTCAAGAACCCACACTTGa
- the LOC144037559 gene encoding LOW QUALITY PROTEIN: uncharacterized protein LOC144037559 (The sequence of the model RefSeq protein was modified relative to this genomic sequence to represent the inferred CDS: substituted 1 base at 1 genomic stop codon) — MADGLLEGQLHCCTQRTLQDNSLRDDFYDIPLDNPDLTLFTDGCCFKGENGLQSGIAVVRSIQGERTYILCGAPVSERGYLVSSLVYQRQESDFPGVKEEDNLEPLQVKEEEHLQRHTTTHTGEKPFACSVCGQCFTRKXILKVHTRTHTGEKPFACSVCGQCFTRKGDLKMHTRTHTGEKPFACSVCGQCFTRKEILKVHTRTHTGEKPFACSVCGHKFAHKRDLNQHTKTHTGEKPFSCSVCGRRFSHKISLKGHTRTHTGEKPFACSVCGQCFTQKGQLKMHSRTHTGEKPFACSVCGQIYSSNANAKRHRCAGENSRD; from the exons ATGGCGGATGGTCTTCTCGAGGGTCAACTGCACTGCTGCACTCAGCGAACTCTACAAGACAACTCACTGAGGGATGACTTTTACGACATCCCACTTGAcaacccagacttgacgttatttacggacgGCTGTTGCTTTAAGGGAGAGAACGGACTTCAGTCAGGGATTGCA GTGGTTAGGTCCATTCAAGGTGAAAGaacgtacatcctgtgcggtgcgccTGTATCGGAGAGGGGATACTTGGTTTCATCTCTCGTCTACCAG cgGCAGGAGTCAGACTTCCCTGGCGTGAAAGAGGAGGACAACCTGGAGCCTCTCCAGGTTAAAGAAGAGGA ACACTTACAAAGGCACACaacaacccacactggagagaagccttttgcctgctctgtttgtggtcaGTGTTTTACTagaaaataaatcttaaaagtgcacacaagaacccacactggagagaagccttttgcttgctccgtttgtggtcaatgttttactcgaAAAGGAgacttaaaaatgcacacaagaacccacactggagagaagccttttgcctgctctgtttgtggtcaGTGTTTTACTAGAAAAGAAATcttaaaagtgcacacaagaacccacactggagagaagccttttgcctgctcggtttgtggtcacaaGTTTGCTCACAAGAGAGACTTAAACCAACACACaaaaacccacactggagagaagcctttttcctgctcagtttgtggccgacGTTTCTCTCACAAAATAAGCTTAAAAgggcacacaagaacccacactggagagaagccttttgcttgctcggtttgtggtcaatgttttactcaaaaaggacagttaaaaatgcactcaagaacccacactggagagaagccttttgcctgctccgtttgtggtcaaataTATTCAAGTAATGCCAATGCTAAGAGGCACaggtgtgctggtgagaatagccGTGATTAA